In Pyrus communis chromosome 15, drPyrComm1.1, whole genome shotgun sequence, the genomic stretch aggggggtgaggtggaacgaaaattcatccaaaactcgtctcgtggaacagctcgttccacccattttaggcacaccaaacgtgggacggaacgccttgtcccattctattccgtcccgtcccacgtaccaaacggtacctaataTCACTTTGCAACGATGAACTTGGATTGCAAACATGGATCAAAGATTCAAACGTGAGGATAAAAGGGTGTACTCGTGGGCATGCATGCTTCGCAACAACCAAGGTCGAACGAAACCATGTGACCTTAAACAGCTTTTGTCTGCACTCCCACAAGGCTCACAGATTCGGATCGCATATTAACACAATCACTTCACTCctcataaaaaaacaaaagaaccaaaataagaataaaaacgTCACATAGTATTACAATCAGATGATAGTTCTCTTCATTTATAAATAAgaagttttaaatttgaatatCGTGAATGATGAATTAAATACTTTACTATGTGGTTTTACCAAACTCAtccattttttaatataaaatatatcgtttatcttcaaaaaaaataaaaataaaactaaacacGTCATTTCAGAGGCCACGTGAAGATAGTCAGAAAATGGGATGGCAAACTCGTTATATTCGATAAAACCTAAGGGCCTTTTTGGACGTTAGCATGCATATAAACCCTTCGTCTCTCCCTCTTTCCTTCCACTCTGCATAGCTCACCAGCTTACACCTCAAAAATTTGCAGACagggtttgaattttgattgatCAAAAACTATGAGAGGGCTAGCTTTTTTGTTGTCGGTGCTGTTGTTTGCCACTTGCCACTCAGCCTTCTCCCTCATCGATGGTAAGCTTTTTATATCACAAAATttccatttaattatttatataatgtttttttagaggtttattaaaaaaatcaaattaaaatctgCATTTTATGTGTCGGTTAGttgttctttttaaaaattcttGGTCTTTCTCCTTACAAAACTGAAGTGTTGGTTCTTGAATTTTGAATCGAATTTCAGTTTTGGTTATTTAACTACAAATTCGTAAGTATTGGTCACAAAACTTGTTATAATGATAGTTTTTTAGTAGCTCTGTTagaattttcatccaaaaaataCTATGTTTTATGAGAACATAAAGAAGAGGGAATTCTAGCGAAATTATCCAAAGAGACTTGTGCTTCACATTATGACAAATTTAGGAACTTATGttcacaaaattttaatttacagGCCAAAACTCTAATTGGactaaaattaatgaattaagcAAAAAATTTCAGTATATCAAGGTTATGTATGAACGTTATGTTAAAAAGACCAAAATGGCCTAGTACTTAAGCATAAGTTCATCTCTTGAAGACTTGGATGGAGGGTGCTTTGGTCTACTCACATGGTCATAGACTCATAGAATAAGAAGGGTCACTGGAACTGAAGTTTCAATCCACCTAGCTGCTGAAGATTTTCAGTATTTTTTTCTGTTGGTAGAAATTTGAATTCCTTGAGGGGTAAATTTGTCATTTCATTTCTCTTCAGAGTCTTCTCATTTTCTGAGCCGTGGCAGCCTTTAATTTATCTATAGAGGATTTTGGATTTCCTCGGATCTCTAGGAGTGAATGTTTGGGCGGTTGTGATTAATATATATTCTGTGTAGGTACCCAATTACTTACTAGCTCTGCAGAGTGCACAGGAACCTCACATGCGTGCCACTGTTACAAGCACAGTAGATCCCACTAGATTTGTATAACATCAAATTTAGGGAGGCAGATGGTCCGCGCTCTTGTTTGAATaccctttctattttttttctatttgtacggttacggttaagtgatatcaatattttatatttttattaccttttatcttattaattttataaaaaaatcaatataaaatgttaacataACTTAATCGTAACCGTACAAAATAGAAGAGAATGAAAAATGCATCTAAAtagaagggcagacaatctgcctctcAAATTTAGAGTAGTGTTGTTGAgcatctatttttacttttcagatgcttttttgtatttttaattgtCCAATcgaataacttaaaaaaaaaactaaaaagtagaacaattaacaaaataaGATCAGTAGATTAaaagtatttatttttttgtactcTGTCGTACTTTTGGAGCCCAACAAGATTTTCCGCGTTCGTTCGGTTATAGTTTTATCATATAGTTTCATGTACACGTATTACTTATATGTCACATGAGTCATACTCTTGTACCATATTCtatgtttgcttgtttgctcAGAAGTAGACATGCATGTATACTTCTACATGTCAATCGCTGTTTAACACGTGTCATTTTTTCCGTTTTGTATTGTATTTTTAGTGAGTTATTTCAGCATATATGTCAGATTATGATTATTGCGATAAGAATGGTTTCTTCCCTAAAACATTGTAATCCAATAATGCAGGTTACTTAGAAAATGGCAATTTTGAGCTATCCCCTAAGCCATCAGACCTCAAGGGTTCCGAAGTGATTGGCCGCTATGCCATACCAAAGTGGGAGATTTCTGGGTTTGTGGAGTACATTAAGTCAGGCCAAAAGCAAGGGGACATGTTGCTGGTTGTCCCTGAGGGGGCCTATGCAGTTAGGCTCGGAAATGAGGCCTCGATTAAGCAGAGCATTAAAGTGATTAAGGGATTATACTACTCAATCACTTTTAGCGCAGCCAGGACCTGTGCTCAAGAGGAACGTTTGAACATTTCCGTGGCACCGGACTCTGGAGTGCTGCCTATCCAAACAGTGTATAGCAGCAATGGTTGGGATTCATATGCTTGGGCGTTTCAGGCGGATTATGAGACAATTGAGTTTGTTTTGCATAACCCCGGCGTCGAGGAGGATCCGGCTTGCGGGCCTCTAATCGATTCGGTCGCCTTCCGGACTTTGTACCCTCCTCGAGCAACCAACAGTAAGTTCTCTCAGCAAATATTTGGCACGTTATGTTTCGAAATCTCAATTTAACACTGCATATTCAAATTCGCCGATTAAATTGATAatctaataatataatatttgatagTGTAATTGCTTAATATAGGTGACCTAGCTACATAAAATGAGATATTCTTATGTCCATCTTAAGATAAAAATGGGGTCCTCTTATTAGGAAGGACCACACTATTTGTATAGTTGTATGGAGCCACTGTTTCACCTCCATTTGAAAACCAACACGATTCTCTTTGGATCATTTTGGTGAGGATGTTGTGAATTCGTGaatcgtacattgtgcgatcaatttttgttaaatgctttttgtgtttaaattttaaataaaaatatttaaaataatttctaattttacgatatatgatgaacggatTCCTAATATCTTCATAAAGAAAATTTGACAGAATCCCGATTCATTTAAAAAGGCTAAAAAATTCTGAGCTGTGGATGCAATTATTTGATGACAAATGTCCTCTTTGGGTATGCAGCACCTGTCCCTCTGCCTAAGTTTTTGGCATGCGTGACATCAAATAggaaaatctttttttttatttcggtTAACAAATTAGGTAAATCTTGGCTATTCTCAGTAACTTCATAGATCTCTTATTTCCATTTAATTTCAATGTCATGGCTCATTAACAATGCTCATTTATTAGTTGGGTCCAAAACCCCATGAGAGTGAAAGATTTTCCAGAAGCGAAAGATTTCCAATGAGTTTTGAACATTAACACATACGTCAtttgttattatacaaattgacggatttttgaaaaaaaacaaactttccTTTATTTGTATAATATCATGTGATGTATGTTCTGTCCGATATTACAAGTCGAGGCTGGCAATTTAAACCTCGCATGTAATAATCAACTCTAGAAAGCAAATCTCATAATTAAAGCTGGTGCAGTGCCTACTTTTTGGGTCACATTGTCTTGGACATACACAGCCGGCCATGACCCTCTTTCTCATGCTGTATTAAAATTGTAGGGTCTATTAAGTCTCTCCCCATCGTACATTGATGCATGCATAATTTAAGTGTACAAAGTTGGAAAAACATTGTATTGGTAGATTTACTGTAGAGTTAAGTAAATTATGACAAATTAACATGATTAATGGTCTAGATTTACAATCTGGTCAATAATTACCTAATAATCCACCTCTACTGCAGAGAACTTGATCAAAAACGCCGGATTCGAAGAAGGTCCATACGTGTTCCCAAACGCATCTTGGGGAGTCCTAATCCCACCAAACATAGAAGATGACCACTCTCCATTACCAGGCTGGATGGTGGAGTCCCTCAAAGCAGTGAAGTACATCGACTCGGGCCACTTCTCAGTCCCGGAAGGCAAAAGAGCGGTCGAACTTGTGGCCGGAAAAGAAAGCGCAATCGCCCAAGTTGTCCGAACCATCCCCGGAAAAACCTATGTGCTCTCGTTCTCAGTAGGAGATGCAAGCAACTCATGCGAAGGCTCCTTGATCGTGGAGGCATTTGCAGGGAAGAGCACTGTGAAAGTGCCTTATGAGTCCAAGGGCAAAGGCGGGTTTAAGCGAGCTGTGCTCAAATTCGTGGCGGTTTCGACCCGGACACGTGTCATGTTTCTAAGCACATATTACACCATGAGGAGTGATGATTTATCTTCTCTGTGTGGACCTGTGCTTGATGATGTGAAGCTGTTGAGCCTTCGGAAACCCTAGACAATGAGCGCCAATTTGGTAAATACAAATTGGGTTGGAGCTAGGGTTTGGAATTTGATAATATGAATGTGAGGAAATGATATACAATGAATGAGGTCGCATAATTTGGGTTatatgatgatggtgatgaacttttggttcattttttaaaagaagATTAGCGGCGGGATTAGCGTGTACAATTATAGTTTAATTTTTATGAATGGTTTATGTACTTTCATGAGcaaaataaatgagaaaataatgatatttagttattttcaaaacaaaaggaattcaaaACCATTATAGAAAATTGCAAGTGATAAATTGTTTTAGTGTATAACACATTTCTCTTCAACCCATTCAATTCCATGAGTTCTGGATTTAAACCCTCGTTCTTTCGCGTCATGTAGCTTAGATAGTAGTATCGtttataataaagaaaaaaattcaaagaatttTTCTTTATTGTATAAGGTCTGAGAACGTGTTTCTCAACTATTTTTGTGCTTTGTTAAGGTGAATTTTTTTAGGCACTTGTGAGTCCAAAAGGCACAACCAAATCCCTGAAAAACCAAGAATTAGAATAATTAGGAAGGAGTCAGTTTGATACCCCTTCCTTCTCATTCTTATTCactagacttttttttttttttttttttttgggggggggggtggggggggtggggtggggtggggttgTTATGTTCACGACTTCTTTGATTCAAAAGTCAAAATGCCAAAAGCTTTAACTTCCTATAATCTTAATTCTATGTGTATATAGTGATGGGTAGGATCCTAAACAGTTCAAAAGTAATAATCCACGACGTAATAACAACATTATTTGGAATATTTAAACTTAATTTTTATTAGAATGTAAATATTTAACttaaaatcaattgataataaaaaataaagaccCAAATTATATGCTCCGTACGCAAATCATTTTTTTGATACGTGACTACTTTCGGCAGCCTCTGGCCCTCAaacaaccccaaaaaaaaaaatatcactagagcGCGTCAATACAAACAAATGCATCAAACCCATGAACCAATGCTAGAAACTCGAACATATTGAACAAATAAATGAGACTTGGAAAGCAATTTTTCATGATAAAAAATGTCACACTTTACGCCAGCCCAAGCCCAACAGCCCAACAGCTCAACATCCCAATTCAATCTTTCAAAACGGGTCCGACAAAACCCGGTACAGTCCAAAAGGTCAAACGGATCCCACTACGTGTCAATCAAATCTCATTTTAGTGTAACAATCGGACGGTCCAGAGCGCTGCGTCACGTTGAAGCTAACATAAGGAAGTACTAGGGTCTCTGAAAAGGCTCCGACTATATAAACCCTAAACAAATCTCGCCCcgttccctctctctccccctcacTCGTTCTGCTCTCTTCTGCGCCACTCAAAGTGTCGGACCAAGACGCAAATGGTAAGTCCTCACATTTTTTCTCGGGAAATTTTCTGTTCGTTTCCTTTGATCTTCGTATTGTGTGTTTGGCTGCAGAGAAAACCGGTTTTtgactaatttttttaaatttttttggtgaaattttgCAGGCTTTGCCGAATCAGCAGACCGTGGATTACCCGAGCTTCAAGCTCGTCATTGTCGGCGATGGTGGAACAGGTCTACTTTTTATATTCTCTCCCGATTCATGATCTGCTTGGTTTCTGTGAAAATTTtcgttttttgaattttttaagtttgttatttgtttgGACAATTCGTTTGGTTTCTGAACTCAAATGAACAAAATGCAAACTCTTTTGCTCGGAAAATATGgagtttgaatttaattttggttaaagagttgaatttgatgtagCAGTTGTAGAtacataaattatttatttgagagCTTGACCTAAATGGTAGACATGAAGTTTGGATTTTTGAGTGATTAGGTAGTTATAGGGTGATTTCCGATGACGTTACCTCAAAATCGATTAGGGCAATGGAAATGAACTAAAGTACATCTAAACTTGTTGCTTCTCTAGAAATTGTTTACCGGCGTTTCGGTTCTTGGACCTTGTTACGGTTGTTCAAATGAAAATGCGgcttaaattttatgtttggtGGTTTGATGCTGTCTTGGTATGATGGGGTTGCTGGTATTAGTAATTTGTTTATAATGATGTGGTGTTTCCCTGATTGAAACTTCTGTCGATGCAGGAAAGACAACCTTTGTGAAGAGACATCTTACTGGTGAATTTGAGAAGAAATATGAACGTAAGTATCTTGCGTACTGCTTTTCCCTTTTGATTTGTCTTTGGTTTATTGACTGTTCACTTTCCATTTTGTGATCTATGGAACTCATTCGCATTCTTGTTTAATGGACAGCAACTATTGGTGTGGAGGTTCATCCATTGGACTTTTTCACTAACTGTGGAAAAATTCGATTCTACTGCTGGGATACAGCTGGGCAAGAGAAGTTCGGAGGTCTTAGAGATGGATACTAGTGAGTTTTTTATTGTAGTCTTAAATTTCTGGCTGAAGTTTgttatcaaacttgtttgcatttggtttttttttttttttttttttttttggctgtgTTTAGAGCACAAGTATTCTGCTTTCTAAATTCTTGTCAGCGTTAATTGCTACTAAGATTTGGTTTGTTATTGGATCAGTCAAGTCTAAAGCTGGTGCTTATCCTTGTATAGTGCTATGTTGATTTTCAAGTCGAATGATGGACATGCTTCAATCTTCATTGAGATATGATAATGCAAATTTGGATGACGAAACCTTTGTTTTATGGATTATGACTAAGATTAGTTTCTTCCAACCTTGTTGAAAggatttttttatgtatttatgcTTTATAGCTTTTAGCATTCAGGCCACTTCTGTAGTTCCATTCCTAGTGGATGCAGGAAGGTTTTATAGTTATTGCTCACCATGCGTATGTCGATTGTGCTCCCCAAAATGTGATATTTTCGTACTTTGATTTTGAATTACGTTGTTGTGCAGTATCCATGGGCAATGTGCTATTATCATGTTTGATGTTACTGCTCGGTTGACATACAAGAATGTTCCCACATGGCACAGGGATCTTTGCAGGTGTGCTGGCAAAGTTATCTTTATTTGTTATTGCATGTATTTCTCTCAAtgaggttttgggttttggtatTTGACTTTTTGGGTTCTCGTGTTTTGAATTCCAGGGTCTGTGAAAACATACCGATTGTTCTTTGTGGAAACAAGGTTGATGTCAAGAACAGGCAGGTCAAGGCAAAGCAAGTTACTTTCCACAGGAAGAAGAATCTTCAGTACTATGAGATATCAGCTAAGAGCAATTATAACTTCGAGAAGCCTTTCTTGTACCTCGCCAGAAAGCTTGCAGGGTAAAATCTTTTAAGTCGTGAATAGGTGTAATTTTCTTGTGACTTTTTGATGTGCAGTTGAAGTTACTGAAAGTGCTGCTTGTTGCAGGGACCCTAACTTACATTTTGTTGAATCCCCTGCCTTGGCTCCTCCAGAAGTGCACATTGATCTTGCTGCACAACAACAGTAAGCCTTCTTTCGTACCCAAATTTTCttaggttctctctctctccacaccCACCCCGCCCTCCCCCCACCCCACACATTTAGGCACACATCTAATGCAACAAGGAATATAAAGCCTTATAAAAAGGCAAATAGTTTATGATTGAACTCGACGTATTAGTGTTTACTGCttttttgttagtttgtttTGCAAACGGTAAGGACCTTACATTAGATATTGTCATTGATAATACAGGCACGAGGCTGAGCTTGCTGCAGCTGCTAGCCAGCCCCTTcccgatgatgatgatgaagcaTTCGAGTAGATGTGGAAGTTGTCATCTGGTTGAGAGTTACCTTAGTATTATTCGTGGGTCCTCGgaccttttcttttgtttttctgaaaCTGCTGGTATTGTTGTTTGTAAGTGTTGATTTTCCTGGTCAATTGAGGATGTGAATTGGAGAATgccatgttttgatgttttccATGTATGATTTTATGTTGAACTGGCTTCCTATCAGCCGTTTTCCTACACTTTGTCCAGTCTATGTTATGCAGTGGCGTTCTATTTAGCCCAtgtttttatgaaaattatatGGAAGGTGTTGTAGGATTCGTAGCCATTAGATATTGGGCATTTGCATCTTTGATCAAAGGTTTAACAGTTAAAAACTCGTATAGAAACCTAAGAGCACATTAAAGAATTTCACTTTTTTGCCCTTTAATGTGGGGATCATAAGCTTGGTGAATGCGGCGTTGGTAGAAAcaaaattggaaaagaaaagtcGGAGAAGAAGAGTTGTCATAGGCATaattgatttttcaatatttagtgAGGGTAATGTTGGTACCTATTATACCAACCTCATGAAGTGGCCCAATGAAAGTAGTCCACTCGTCCTATCAAACCTCTCTCAAACACTTGCTAGCTATGTAGTCAATCACTTATCGATATTGACACAAGTGGAAATATTAATATGCAATTTatgaagggaattgttattagcattctaaaaatcttattctatgttccttacaagtgtatttgtctttctaattatagaaagtttggaatgccaaatgagatttttggagtgctaataacaattccctttatgAAAATATCGATGAATATATCAATATTAGTTGCTTTTGACGGAAATTATGGAAATTTGTAATGGAGTGAATATATCAACTTATTTAGATTTAGCTGAAATTAGAAGGAAAATTCTTAGAAAAGTTCAAAATATGCAATGAATTATGGCAATATAAAGTGAAGTAAAGTGCTGCCTTCGTTCTGCACTCTGGACTGTCTGCGGAGAGTGTATGTGTCCCATTGACTAAGTAATCCACAATGGGGCATTGCCAGCTCGGGTTTGTGTTGACTTGTGCCACCTCGGCTGCTAGTTCCGTCTCTATGCTCGGTTTCCCAAGTACTTGAACGGAATGGAACGTCTGAACTGATGATCCGAAGTGGAGCGTTGACCTACTAGGGCATCCACGTGAGCATTCTATGCTTATGGAACCTGCGTGAGGGTGTAGTTTGAAACACCGTGAGCTGCTCTCGTACATTCTCCAGGTACTGCGCTATCTTAGGAGGTTTTGCTGCGTACTCCCCTACTGTTTGGTTGGTTATTAGCAGAGAATCAAAATGGAATGCAAGTTTCTTCACCGTCAAGTTTTTTGACATTCGAAGGCCTGCTAATAGGACTTCATACTCTACTtcgttgttggatgctttgaagcctagagtgGTCGCCCACTCAAGCATCAAACCGTTTGGGGTGACAAGAACTAGACCTGCTTCTGAGCCCTTGTAGTTGGA encodes the following:
- the LOC137717580 gene encoding BIIDXI-like protein At5g11420, with the protein product MRGLAFLLSVLLFATCHSAFSLIDGYLENGNFELSPKPSDLKGSEVIGRYAIPKWEISGFVEYIKSGQKQGDMLLVVPEGAYAVRLGNEASIKQSIKVIKGLYYSITFSAARTCAQEERLNISVAPDSGVLPIQTVYSSNGWDSYAWAFQADYETIEFVLHNPGVEEDPACGPLIDSVAFRTLYPPRATNKNLIKNAGFEEGPYVFPNASWGVLIPPNIEDDHSPLPGWMVESLKAVKYIDSGHFSVPEGKRAVELVAGKESAIAQVVRTIPGKTYVLSFSVGDASNSCEGSLIVEAFAGKSTVKVPYESKGKGGFKRAVLKFVAVSTRTRVMFLSTYYTMRSDDLSSLCGPVLDDVKLLSLRKP
- the LOC137717278 gene encoding GTP-binding nuclear protein Ran-3-like — translated: MALPNQQTVDYPSFKLVIVGDGGTGKTTFVKRHLTGEFEKKYEPTIGVEVHPLDFFTNCGKIRFYCWDTAGQEKFGGLRDGYYIHGQCAIIMFDVTARLTYKNVPTWHRDLCRVCENIPIVLCGNKVDVKNRQVKAKQVTFHRKKNLQYYEISAKSNYNFEKPFLYLARKLAGDPNLHFVESPALAPPEVHIDLAAQQQHEAELAAAASQPLPDDDDEAFE